In Rhipicephalus microplus isolate Deutch F79 chromosome 7, USDA_Rmic, whole genome shotgun sequence, one genomic interval encodes:
- the LOC142767567 gene encoding uncharacterized protein LOC142767567, whose translation MPELLRVVTLRGIQRGVDWRPTQLAGHLPSYLEPCSLCGGVEPTTTALPCSHIFCDNCLQASTTESECGAQFCVLDGQPFVAKEHACWKKCSAKDAASIKVACWNSCYGCDFIGSVSLLPEHFEVDCTFHPAVCPRCKVTMLLVDLPDHYRTSCMVPLERTESAHWSPQLNHATSRTTWGEDVTLTAHDTLVGLESRMNELVEYVRDLDTKSTRMSLSLSEVTEILRQITVTLLKSSSCSSNEAECATLSTNPQGNMSSCVLQSATASAEAIVAPTPPTLAENGTLSEAHGSIRAASLPSPMYSVPVASHGLRRQTTQFTHCVPGREVADRENRAFLASFRRRKAPSSGSASDFMPLYDLLKRGIELSVPETWTAKVALDGKKDCHVKIVILEENSALDVYAKVEERRKTFNPWKVESVRLVHPSESTLLSHSSGSHPLEPTWIHSRAARLKFPASGYAFHGSHRFEAMCRRGFVVGDDTVTFCVTLIRKWSAPTESTEAEGT comes from the exons ATGCCTGAGCTACTACGCGTTGTAACACTCCGGGGAATTCAGCGTGGCGTCGACTGGAGACCTACACAGCTCGCCGGTCACCTCCCCTCATATCTGGAGCCTTGTAGCTTGTGCGGGGGTGTAGAGCCGACGACGACTGCGCTGCCCTGCTCACACATCTTCTGCGATAACTGCTTACAAGCGAGCACGACTGAATCTGAATGTGGTGCGCAATTTTGCGTGCTGGATGGCCAGCCCTTTGTTGCAAAGGAACATGCCTGTTGGAAGAAATGTTCGGCGAAAGATGCTGCATCTATAAAG GTAGCGTGCTGGAACTCTTGCTACGGGTGTGATTTCATAGGGTCAGTCTCACTTTTACCAGAGCACTTTGAAGTGGACTGCACATTTCATCCAGCTGTGTGTCCTCGGTGCAAGGTGACTATGCTGCTAGTGGACCTCCCGGATCATTATCGGACATCCTGCATGGTGCCTCTTGAGCGGACTGAGTCGGCTCATTGGAGTCCTCAGTTAAATCACGctacatcccgcaccacatgggGTGAAGATGTGACACTGACAGCTCACGACACACTTGTCGGCTTGGAATCTAGAATGAATGAGCTAGTGGAGTATGTAAGAGACCTTGATACAAAATCTACTCGAATGAGTTTGAGTCTCAGTGAAGTAACAGAAATTCTGCGGCAAATAACTGTGACATTGTTGAAGTCATCGAGCTGTTCAAGTAATGAAGCTGAGTGCGCCACTTTATCAACCAATCCACAAGGAAACATGTCAAGTTGTGTATTGCAAAGCGCAACAGCAAGCGCCGAAGCGATAGTAGCTCCCACACCTCCTACTCTCGCGGAAAATGGCACGCTTTCCGAAGCACACGGAAGCATACGTGCAGCATCATTGCCTAGTCCCATGTATTCTGTGCCTGTAGCGAGTCATGGCTTGAGGAGACAGACAACGCAATTTACACATTGCGTGCCCGGCCGAGAAGTTGCCGACAGAGAGAATAGAGCGTTCCTGGCTTCGTTCAGGAGAAGAAAGGCACCAAGTTCTGGATCCGCTTCTGATTTCATGCCACTCTATGACCTACTGAAGCGTGGCATAGAACTCTCTGTTCCGGAAACCTGGACTGCGAAAGTTGCCTTGGATGGCAAGAAAGACTGTCATGTGAAAATTGTCATACTGGAAGAAAACTCGGCGCTGGATGTCTACGCAAAAGTGGAAGAGCGCCGGAAAACATTCAATCCTTGGAAGGTGGAGTCCGTGAGGTTGGTGCATCCGAGCGAAAGCACGCTCCTATCACACTCTAGTGGCAGCCATCCACTAGAACCTACATGGATACATTCCAGAGCGGCTCGTCTTAAGTTTCCGGCTAGCGGTTATGCATTCCACGGGTCCCACAGGTTTGAAGCTATGTGCAGGCGAGGCTTCGTCGTGGGGGATGATACCGTGACGTTTTGTGTGACACTCATACGCAAGTGGAGCGCGCCCACGGAATCCACCGAAGCTGAAGGAACTTAA